The proteins below come from a single Oscillatoria sp. FACHB-1407 genomic window:
- a CDS encoding PEP-CTERM sorting domain-containing protein (PEP-CTERM proteins occur, often in large numbers, in the proteomes of bacteria that also encode an exosortase, a predicted intramembrane cysteine proteinase. The presence of a PEP-CTERM domain at a protein's C-terminus predicts cleavage within the sorting domain, followed by covalent anchoring to some some component of the (usually Gram-negative) cell surface. Many PEP-CTERM proteins exhibit an unusual sequence composition that includes large numbers of potential glycosylation sites. Expression of one such protein has been shown restore the ability of a bacterium to form floc, a type of biofilm.), with the protein MLLSKAFSAALVVTTVGVGVAIAPAAQAAIFNGGGGTLEGTGILFPLSDGTFTSDIIIGPGPSTVANNMTVTLFGLAHPDASQLSARLTHVDTGTTVVLFPNLAPSTQIDGNYSFNDGHTDNLNAFSGTFTPSGTYLPDGTLVDFNGELREGTWRLTLQNDSTLFSGSLDGWQLAFNLLQFGIEGTLDSSSFIPEYANARIEGVVFYDGDGPDLDADPAVGRYNLTNFIFTATQNGEDTPFAYFIPEEGLTTEAFLEVASYRYRISRARISNDNSVCDPTEAEIDLFFSTPVDNPNVPPITPPVIGDFVPAQSSIELFGEGCVDPETKEDGIEIDVATITNTERIPLDPIPRSTPEPGVAAGLGLLGLGWLFKKKR; encoded by the coding sequence ATGTTGCTGTCCAAAGCTTTTTCTGCGGCGTTAGTGGTAACTACAGTTGGTGTCGGGGTGGCGATCGCCCCTGCTGCCCAAGCGGCGATCTTTAATGGCGGTGGCGGCACCCTCGAAGGAACGGGAATTCTGTTTCCATTATCAGATGGCACCTTTACCAGTGACATTATCATTGGTCCCGGACCTAGCACAGTTGCTAACAATATGACGGTAACCCTCTTTGGGTTAGCTCATCCTGATGCATCTCAACTCAGTGCTAGGCTGACTCACGTTGATACAGGTACAACCGTCGTTCTATTCCCCAATCTTGCCCCCTCCACTCAAATTGATGGGAACTACAGCTTTAATGACGGTCACACAGACAATCTCAATGCTTTCTCAGGCACCTTTACCCCCAGTGGCACGTATCTCCCAGATGGCACGTTAGTTGACTTCAACGGCGAGTTACGCGAAGGCACCTGGAGACTTACACTTCAGAATGACTCCACCCTATTTTCAGGCAGCCTGGATGGATGGCAACTCGCCTTTAACCTGCTGCAATTTGGCATTGAGGGCACCCTCGACAGTAGCTCTTTTATTCCAGAGTATGCCAACGCCCGCATTGAGGGGGTCGTTTTCTATGATGGCGATGGTCCTGATCTAGACGCTGACCCGGCTGTAGGACGCTATAACTTAACCAACTTCATCTTTACTGCTACTCAAAACGGTGAAGACACTCCTTTTGCTTACTTCATTCCTGAAGAAGGGTTAACCACAGAGGCTTTCTTAGAGGTCGCCAGTTACCGCTATCGCATTAGCCGAGCCCGAATTAGCAATGACAACTCGGTCTGTGACCCCACTGAAGCAGAAATTGATTTGTTCTTCAGTACGCCTGTAGACAATCCCAATGTTCCACCGATTACACCTCCTGTCATTGGTGACTTTGTGCCCGCCCAAAGCAGCATTGAGCTATTTGGTGAAGGATGCGTTGATCCAGAAACTAAAGAAGATGGCATTGAGATTGATGTGGCAACCATCACTAACACAGAACGAATTCCCCTCGATCCGATTCCCCGCTCGACTCCAGAACCTGGTGTTGCGGCGGGTTTAGGGTTGTTGGGCTTGGGTTGGCTCTTCAAGAAGAAGAGATAG